The Frondihabitans australicus genome includes a region encoding these proteins:
- the ruvX gene encoding Holliday junction resolvase RuvX codes for MSDSTGPDSAGFRRGVRLGVDVGRARIGVSRTDPDGLLATPVETVGRVAGAGPDDIGSDDVRSILRHAHDLDAIEVIVGLPLSLSGASTPSTDDARAFARRLAIACAPTPVRLVDERLSTVTAQGALRAAGRSAKKQRSVVDQVAAVIIVQHALDLERSSGRPPGSLVEVAAPDEGL; via the coding sequence ATGAGCGACTCCACCGGGCCGGACTCCGCGGGCTTCCGCCGCGGCGTCCGGCTCGGCGTCGACGTCGGCCGGGCCCGCATCGGCGTCTCCCGGACCGATCCCGACGGCCTCCTCGCGACGCCGGTCGAGACGGTGGGGCGGGTGGCGGGAGCGGGGCCCGACGACATCGGCAGCGACGACGTGCGCTCGATCCTGCGCCATGCCCACGACCTCGACGCGATCGAGGTGATCGTGGGCCTGCCGCTGTCGCTGTCGGGGGCCTCCACCCCGTCGACCGACGACGCCCGCGCGTTCGCCCGACGCCTCGCGATCGCGTGCGCGCCCACCCCGGTGCGGCTCGTCGACGAGCGACTCTCGACCGTCACGGCGCAGGGAGCGCTCCGTGCCGCGGGGCGCTCGGCGAAGAAGCAGAGGTCCGTGGTCGATCAGGTGGCCGCTGTTATCATCGTGCAGCATGCGCTCGACCTCGAGCGTTCGAGCGGGCGCCCACCGGGCTCGCTCGTCGAGGTCGCGGCCCCCGACGAAGGACTCTGA
- the mltG gene encoding endolytic transglycosylase MltG, producing the protein MADEPSWDEIFSGSAAGQTTSNQAGTPSRAPSADDLPAPMTRRERRERERLAQEQAETRTAPTASAPSAPAATPGEPSPTLLAASPHEPADTADTVETPATAPAAAGAAAAPKPKAGRSSRPPRDPKPPRQKSPKAQKAPREKKSHRRGAIILVIVLVVVLGGGTAGGFTIYNQYGPKVAALFGAKPSDDYTGSGDGKKVDFTIVSGDIGSTISKKLAAAHITKSASAPYKILLANQNIQFQPGTYSMFEHMSAQSAIDRLQDSNSLITTKLVIPEGTSLKGIIRLMSSVTKIPLATVTAAAKDYRSYGLPSNATSLEGYLFPATYDLQPGKTANFYFQQMVDTMKQHLIDAGVSEPNWEHTIIFASLVQKEAGLAADFPKVARVFQNRIDQGMLLQSDATVAYGAGTTNTVTTTDAQRADASNPYNTYVHKGLPPGPISNPGDVAINAVLHPATGSWLYFVTVNLETGETVFSTTYADHQKAVAQFQAWLRAHPTYQ; encoded by the coding sequence GTGGCTGACGAACCTTCCTGGGACGAGATCTTCTCCGGCAGTGCCGCCGGCCAGACCACCTCGAACCAGGCCGGCACCCCCTCGCGCGCCCCGAGCGCCGACGATCTGCCGGCCCCGATGACCCGCCGTGAGCGACGCGAGCGAGAGCGGCTGGCGCAGGAGCAGGCCGAGACCCGCACGGCACCGACGGCGTCGGCCCCCTCGGCCCCCGCCGCCACGCCTGGCGAGCCGTCGCCGACGCTCCTCGCCGCCTCTCCGCACGAGCCCGCCGACACGGCCGACACCGTCGAGACGCCCGCGACCGCTCCCGCCGCGGCCGGCGCTGCCGCCGCCCCGAAGCCGAAGGCCGGTCGCTCGTCCCGCCCGCCTCGCGACCCCAAGCCACCGCGCCAGAAATCTCCGAAGGCGCAGAAGGCCCCGCGCGAGAAGAAGAGCCACCGGCGCGGCGCGATCATCCTCGTCATCGTCCTGGTCGTCGTGCTCGGCGGCGGCACGGCCGGCGGCTTCACGATCTACAACCAGTACGGGCCGAAGGTCGCCGCGCTCTTCGGCGCCAAGCCGAGCGACGACTACACCGGCTCCGGCGACGGCAAGAAGGTCGACTTCACGATCGTCTCGGGCGACATCGGCTCGACGATCTCGAAGAAGCTCGCCGCCGCGCACATCACGAAGTCGGCGTCGGCGCCGTACAAGATCCTGCTGGCGAACCAGAACATCCAGTTCCAGCCCGGCACCTACTCGATGTTCGAGCACATGAGCGCCCAGTCGGCCATCGACCGGCTGCAGGACTCCAACTCGCTCATCACGACGAAGCTCGTGATCCCCGAGGGCACGAGCCTCAAGGGCATCATCCGCCTCATGTCGTCGGTCACGAAGATCCCGCTCGCGACGGTCACCGCCGCGGCCAAGGACTACAGGTCGTACGGGCTGCCGTCGAACGCGACGAGCCTCGAGGGCTATCTCTTCCCGGCGACCTACGACCTCCAGCCGGGCAAGACCGCGAATTTCTACTTCCAGCAGATGGTCGACACGATGAAGCAGCACCTCATCGACGCCGGGGTCTCCGAGCCCAACTGGGAGCACACGATCATCTTCGCCTCCCTCGTGCAGAAGGAGGCCGGTCTCGCCGCCGACTTCCCGAAGGTCGCCCGGGTGTTCCAGAACCGCATCGACCAGGGCATGCTGCTGCAGTCGGACGCCACTGTCGCGTACGGCGCCGGCACGACGAACACCGTGACCACGACCGACGCCCAGCGGGCCGACGCGTCGAACCCCTACAACACCTACGTGCACAAGGGGCTGCCGCCGGGGCCGATCTCGAACCCTGGCGACGTCGCGATCAATGCCGTCCTGCATCCTGCGACCGGTTCGTGGCTGTACTTCGTCACGGTCAACCTCGAGACGGGCGAGACAGTCTTCTCGACCACCTACGCCGACCACCAGAAGGCCGTGGCGCAGTTCCAGGCCTGGCTTCGCGCCCACCCGACGTACCAATAG
- the aroC gene encoding chorismate synthase encodes MLRWLTAGESHGPELIAVLEGLPAGVPVLMDDIQGDLARRKLGYGRGSRMKFEQDELHISGGVIHGRSIGSPIAIRVGNTEWPKWQEVMNSQPVEISDASRGRSAALTRPRPGHADLVGMQKYGFDSARPILERASARETAARVALGAVAKSFLAELGIEIVSHTLSIGPVRVPEGRPYPTLADVDTLDADPLRCFDPETSAKMVEEVEAAKKDGDTLGGIVEVLAYNLPPGLGSHVQWDRKLDAQLAAALMGIQAIKGVEIGDGFLTTTRRGSEAHDALYQTDRGIQRETDRAGGTEGGMSTGTVLRVRAGMKPIATVPRALPTVDVATGEAANAHHQRSDVCAVPAAGVVAEAMVALVLANSVLEKFGGDSIDETSRNLQNYLDSIPDLLATTPESEAVAHSGAAAAQA; translated from the coding sequence ATGCTTCGTTGGTTGACCGCGGGTGAGTCTCATGGCCCCGAACTCATCGCCGTTCTCGAGGGCCTTCCGGCCGGTGTGCCGGTGCTCATGGACGACATCCAGGGCGACCTCGCCCGCCGCAAGCTCGGCTACGGCCGCGGCAGCCGCATGAAGTTCGAGCAGGACGAACTGCACATCTCGGGCGGCGTGATCCACGGTCGCTCGATCGGCAGCCCGATCGCGATCCGCGTCGGCAACACCGAGTGGCCGAAGTGGCAGGAGGTCATGAACTCCCAGCCGGTCGAGATCTCCGACGCCTCCCGCGGCCGCAGCGCCGCCCTCACGCGCCCGCGTCCCGGCCACGCCGACCTCGTCGGCATGCAGAAGTACGGCTTCGACTCCGCCCGACCGATCCTCGAGCGCGCCAGCGCCCGTGAGACCGCCGCACGCGTCGCACTCGGCGCCGTCGCCAAGTCGTTCCTCGCCGAGCTCGGCATCGAGATCGTCAGCCACACGCTCTCCATCGGGCCTGTGCGCGTGCCCGAGGGCCGTCCGTACCCGACCCTCGCCGACGTCGACACGCTGGACGCCGACCCGCTGCGCTGCTTCGACCCCGAGACCAGCGCCAAGATGGTCGAGGAGGTCGAGGCCGCCAAGAAGGACGGCGACACGCTCGGCGGCATCGTCGAGGTGCTCGCGTACAACCTCCCGCCCGGGCTCGGTTCGCACGTGCAGTGGGACCGCAAGCTCGACGCTCAGCTCGCCGCGGCCCTCATGGGCATCCAGGCGATCAAGGGCGTCGAGATCGGCGACGGGTTCCTCACCACCACGCGCCGCGGCTCCGAGGCGCACGACGCCCTCTACCAGACCGACCGCGGCATCCAGCGCGAGACGGACCGCGCGGGCGGAACCGAGGGCGGCATGTCCACCGGTACTGTGCTGCGCGTCCGCGCCGGCATGAAGCCGATCGCCACCGTGCCCCGCGCGCTTCCCACGGTCGACGTCGCCACCGGCGAGGCCGCCAACGCCCACCACCAGCGCTCCGACGTCTGCGCCGTCCCGGCGGCGGGCGTCGTCGCCGAGGCCATGGTCGCACTCGTCCTCGCCAACTCGGTGCTCGAGAAGTTCGGCGGCGACTCGATCGACGAGACGAGCCGCAACCTGCAGAACTACCTCGACTCGATCCCCGACCTGCTCGCCACGACGCCCGAGTCCGAGGCCGTGGCGCACTCCGGGGCCGCCGCGGCTCAGGCCTGA
- a CDS encoding shikimate kinase: MPGPDRPIVVIGPMGAGKTSVGKKLAKRLGRTFVDTDRVIVRHHGPIAALFEEHGEERFREIERDAVADALLDPASVISLGGGAVLHPETRERLRGARVVLLAVTPEAVAARIQGTDRPLLQHDGLTAWQEIAERRAPVYASLADFTVDTSHRPLVHVVDDIVRWIETEHA, translated from the coding sequence ATGCCCGGGCCCGACCGGCCGATCGTCGTGATCGGCCCGATGGGCGCGGGCAAGACCAGCGTCGGCAAGAAGCTGGCGAAACGGCTCGGCCGCACCTTCGTCGACACCGACCGGGTCATCGTGCGTCACCACGGCCCGATCGCCGCGCTCTTCGAGGAACACGGCGAAGAGCGATTCCGCGAGATCGAGCGCGACGCCGTCGCCGACGCGCTGCTCGACCCCGCGTCGGTGATCTCGCTCGGCGGGGGCGCCGTGCTCCACCCCGAGACACGCGAGCGTCTGCGCGGAGCCCGGGTGGTCCTCCTCGCCGTGACGCCGGAGGCCGTCGCGGCTCGGATCCAGGGCACCGACCGCCCGCTCCTACAGCACGACGGCCTCACCGCCTGGCAGGAGATCGCCGAGCGCCGGGCGCCCGTCTACGCCAGCCTCGCCGACTTCACCGTCGACACCTCTCACAGGCCCCTCGTGCACGTCGTCGACGACATCGTGCGCTGGATCGAAACGGAGCACGCATGA
- the aroB gene encoding 3-dehydroquinate synthase, with protein sequence MTTETEGPTAGVPTTVIDVPGATPYEVRVGRGLTGELPQILGPKVKKVLIVHAPPLGARAETLRESLVADGYETLLAEVPDAEAGKRVEVAAFCWQILGQADFTRTDAVIGLGGGATTDLAGFVAATWLRGVKLVQIPTTVLAMVDASVGGKTGINTNEGKNLVGSFYAPAGVLVDFELLDGLARNEILAGFAEIVKAGFIAEPEILDIIEASVDRVVDPTTPEFRRVVELSIALKARVVGEDFKESGLREILNYGHTLGHAIEHAERYQWRHGAAVAVGMVFVAELSRLAGRLSDDVVDRHRSILESLGLPTSYPLGRWSTLLATMQRDKKARAGMLRFIVLDDLARPTVLEAPDNSLLYAAYQEIGS encoded by the coding sequence ATGACCACCGAGACCGAAGGCCCCACGGCGGGCGTGCCGACGACCGTGATCGACGTGCCGGGCGCCACCCCGTACGAGGTGCGGGTCGGCCGAGGACTCACGGGGGAGCTGCCCCAGATCCTGGGCCCCAAGGTCAAAAAGGTGCTGATCGTCCACGCGCCCCCGCTCGGTGCGCGCGCCGAGACCCTGCGCGAGTCGCTCGTCGCCGACGGCTACGAGACCCTGCTCGCCGAGGTGCCCGACGCCGAGGCCGGCAAGCGGGTCGAGGTGGCGGCGTTCTGCTGGCAGATCCTCGGCCAGGCCGACTTCACCCGCACCGACGCCGTGATCGGCCTCGGCGGCGGCGCCACGACCGACCTCGCCGGCTTCGTGGCGGCCACCTGGCTGCGCGGCGTGAAGCTCGTGCAGATCCCGACGACCGTGCTCGCCATGGTCGACGCCTCCGTCGGCGGCAAGACCGGCATCAACACGAACGAGGGCAAGAACCTCGTCGGCTCGTTCTACGCGCCGGCCGGCGTGCTGGTCGACTTCGAGCTGCTCGACGGGCTCGCCCGCAACGAGATCCTCGCCGGGTTCGCGGAGATCGTGAAGGCCGGCTTCATCGCCGAACCCGAGATCCTCGACATCATCGAGGCGTCCGTTGACCGCGTCGTCGACCCGACTACGCCCGAGTTCCGCCGGGTCGTCGAGCTGTCGATCGCGCTCAAGGCACGGGTCGTGGGGGAGGACTTCAAGGAGTCCGGCCTCCGCGAGATCCTGAACTACGGCCACACCCTCGGCCACGCGATCGAGCACGCCGAGCGCTACCAGTGGCGCCACGGCGCCGCCGTCGCCGTCGGAATGGTCTTCGTCGCCGAGCTGTCGCGCCTTGCCGGCCGGCTCTCCGACGACGTCGTCGACCGGCACCGCTCGATCCTCGAGTCGCTCGGTCTCCCGACGAGCTACCCCCTCGGCCGCTGGAGCACCCTCCTGGCCACCATGCAGCGCGACAAGAAGGCCCGCGCGGGCATGCTGCGCTTCATCGTGCTCGACGACCTCGCGCGGCCCACCGTGCTCGAGGCACCCGACAACTCGCTGCTCTACGCGGCATACCAGGAGATCGGTTCGTGA
- a CDS encoding type II 3-dehydroquinate dehydratase, giving the protein MTTVLVVAGPESTRRRASHEGAGSGASPSSRTPPVILVGLRDEFKALASEGVDVVVRQTDDEATLISWLHEAASAGWGVVVNPAAYTHYSYALRDAAAVVTAAGLPLIEVHRSNPVRDEHRPASVLSAAATGVIAGLGLDSYRFAVRAAADRVTARAVPATAQA; this is encoded by the coding sequence GTGACGACCGTCCTCGTCGTGGCCGGGCCCGAGAGCACTCGGCGCCGGGCGTCACACGAGGGCGCAGGATCAGGAGCGTCGCCGTCCTCACGCACCCCACCCGTGATCCTCGTGGGGCTCCGCGACGAGTTCAAAGCCCTCGCCTCCGAGGGCGTCGACGTCGTGGTGCGCCAGACCGACGACGAGGCGACACTCATCTCCTGGCTGCACGAGGCGGCCTCGGCCGGCTGGGGCGTCGTGGTGAACCCCGCCGCCTACACGCACTACTCGTACGCGCTCCGCGACGCCGCCGCGGTCGTGACTGCGGCGGGGCTGCCGCTGATCGAGGTGCACCGCTCGAACCCGGTGCGCGACGAGCACCGCCCGGCGAGCGTGCTGTCCGCCGCCGCCACGGGCGTCATCGCCGGGCTCGGCCTCGACTCGTACCGGTTCGCCGTTCGCGCCGCCGCCGATCGGGTCACGGCGCGGGCGGTGCCGGCGACTGCTCAGGCGTGA
- a CDS encoding dienelactone hydrolase family protein, with product MAATTAPTGDLAGWGRGSFTGAGRTSEVLERGEGPGVLLIPEVPGVTPEVLGLADHLVAQGFRVLLPSIFGEPGHPMTPGYTAGVIARLCVSAEFRAFATNAHRPITDHLRALAADLGERTGGPVGVIGMCFTGGFALALAVDEPVAAAVVSQPGVPFPVSKATRQDPGLSRDELCRVVARAEAGGVCALGLRFSHDSGSPAARFATLKSALGVAFEVIELDSSPGNEWGIPRMAHSVLTNELREMPGHPTLAARDRVVAFLRERLSA from the coding sequence ATGGCGGCGACGACAGCACCCACGGGAGACCTGGCCGGGTGGGGGCGCGGCTCCTTCACGGGCGCCGGGCGCACCAGCGAGGTGCTGGAGCGCGGCGAAGGGCCCGGCGTGCTGCTGATCCCCGAGGTGCCGGGCGTCACGCCGGAGGTGCTCGGGCTCGCCGATCACCTGGTCGCGCAGGGGTTTCGCGTGCTCCTGCCCTCGATCTTCGGTGAGCCGGGCCACCCGATGACGCCCGGATACACGGCGGGCGTGATTGCGCGTCTGTGCGTGTCGGCGGAGTTCCGGGCGTTCGCGACGAACGCGCACCGGCCGATCACCGACCATCTGCGCGCGCTGGCGGCCGACCTGGGCGAGCGCACGGGTGGCCCGGTGGGCGTGATCGGCATGTGCTTCACGGGCGGGTTCGCTCTGGCCCTGGCGGTCGACGAGCCCGTGGCGGCCGCCGTCGTGAGCCAGCCGGGTGTGCCGTTCCCGGTGTCGAAGGCGACGAGGCAGGATCCAGGGCTCTCCCGTGACGAGCTCTGTCGCGTCGTCGCGCGGGCCGAGGCCGGCGGGGTGTGCGCGCTCGGTCTGCGATTCAGCCACGACAGCGGTTCGCCGGCGGCACGTTTCGCGACGCTGAAGTCGGCTCTCGGCGTCGCGTTCGAGGTCATCGAGCTCGACTCCTCGCCCGGGAACGAGTGGGGGATCCCGCGGATGGCCCACTCGGTGCTCACGAACGAGCTGCGCGAGATGCCCGGGCACCCGACCCTCGCCGCGCGGGATCGCGTCGTCGCGTTCCTGCGCGAGCGCCTCTCCGCGTAG
- a CDS encoding tetratricopeptide repeat protein, with product MTTQGASATRDDDDVRIAQLCLDLGKAREARTILTRVIAAGDDTPTTALLMAQACFATRATREGLDFARRAVGRDPENAWGWRLLAANAAANRDHDIAFAAVLRAIELDPDNWRTHAERVEVDMACKRAHEDTWDSAQRAVELAGDEAGPFLTSARLARYNGHLDGAKMFYREALKRDPGNSEATHGIARARLDSNDMAGATVAFSDMLARNPRSRSASRSLRRAVLRTLEWVTGILLVGLIVVGMLAILGDVDHGAAVVKALLAVTLALILAGLVFAFDRYRRGLGEGGPEFLRSLPRLSPGLMVLAALQALVLVCGILLVVTLIAGHGGGGLGLTTAVAAIGASGGIVACLLYTGVFRAAL from the coding sequence GTGACGACGCAGGGGGCCTCGGCGACGAGGGACGACGACGATGTGCGAATCGCACAGCTGTGCCTGGACCTGGGGAAGGCGCGCGAGGCACGGACGATCCTCACGCGGGTGATCGCTGCTGGCGACGACACCCCGACGACGGCCCTCCTGATGGCACAGGCCTGCTTCGCGACGCGGGCAACCCGGGAAGGCCTCGACTTCGCACGACGAGCAGTTGGTCGGGACCCCGAGAACGCCTGGGGATGGCGACTCCTCGCAGCAAACGCCGCCGCGAATCGCGACCATGACATCGCCTTCGCAGCCGTGCTGCGGGCCATCGAACTGGACCCGGACAACTGGCGCACCCACGCGGAGCGCGTCGAAGTCGACATGGCGTGCAAGCGCGCACACGAGGACACCTGGGATTCGGCCCAGAGGGCGGTGGAACTCGCCGGCGACGAGGCCGGCCCGTTCCTCACGAGCGCGCGTCTTGCTCGCTACAACGGTCATCTCGACGGGGCGAAGATGTTCTATCGAGAGGCTCTCAAGCGCGACCCGGGAAACAGCGAGGCCACGCACGGCATCGCGAGGGCTCGACTCGACAGCAACGACATGGCCGGCGCGACGGTCGCGTTCTCCGACATGCTCGCCAGGAACCCGCGATCACGCTCCGCATCGCGATCCCTACGCCGTGCCGTGCTGCGGACTCTCGAGTGGGTGACCGGCATCCTGCTTGTCGGGCTCATCGTCGTCGGCATGCTCGCGATTCTCGGTGACGTCGACCACGGTGCTGCGGTGGTGAAGGCATTGCTGGCGGTCACCCTCGCCCTCATCCTCGCCGGCCTCGTGTTCGCCTTCGACCGATACCGGCGCGGATTGGGGGAGGGCGGACCGGAATTCCTGCGTAGCCTGCCGCGCCTGAGCCCCGGCCTCATGGTGCTCGCGGCGTTGCAGGCCCTGGTGCTCGTGTGCGGGATCCTGCTCGTCGTGACGCTCATCGCCGGGCACGGCGGAGGCGGCCTCGGACTCACCACGGCCGTCGCTGCCATCGGAGCCAGCGGGGGCATCGTCGCCTGTCTGCTCTACACCGGCGTCTTTCGCGCAGCCCTCTGA
- the efp gene encoding elongation factor P, producing the protein MATTNDIKNGAVLNLDGQLWNVVEFQHVKPGKGGAFVRTKMKNVMTGKVVDKTFNAGTKVDFANVDRREYQYLYAEADGYVFMDTTDYDQINIPATVVGDAKNFMLENQNVQVALHDGTPLYIELPASVVLEVTYTEPGLQGDRSTGGTKPATVETGYEIQVPLFLETGTKVKVDTRDGSYLGRVND; encoded by the coding sequence ATGGCCACCACAAACGACATCAAGAACGGCGCCGTTCTCAACCTCGACGGCCAGCTGTGGAACGTCGTCGAGTTCCAGCACGTCAAGCCGGGCAAGGGCGGCGCGTTCGTCCGCACCAAGATGAAGAACGTCATGACCGGCAAGGTCGTCGACAAGACGTTCAACGCGGGCACGAAAGTCGACTTCGCGAACGTCGACCGCCGCGAGTACCAGTACCTCTACGCCGAGGCCGACGGCTACGTGTTCATGGACACCACCGACTACGACCAGATCAACATCCCGGCGACCGTCGTGGGCGACGCGAAGAACTTCATGCTCGAGAACCAGAACGTCCAGGTCGCCCTGCACGACGGCACCCCGCTCTACATCGAGCTTCCCGCCTCGGTCGTGCTCGAGGTCACGTACACCGAGCCCGGCCTCCAGGGCGACCGCTCGACCGGAGGCACCAAGCCCGCCACCGTCGAGACCGGCTACGAGATCCAGGTGCCGCTGTTCCTCGAGACCGGCACCAAGGTCAAGGTCGACACGCGCGACGGCTCGTACCTCGGCCGCGTCAACGACTAG
- the nusB gene encoding transcription antitermination factor NusB encodes MSARTKARKRALDILYVADIRQIPIDDALVAETQRAMNEPERSSSWGYARDIVQGVIEHRPEIDELIETYSQGWTLQRMPTIDRAILRIGIWELSHNPDIPHPVAISEAVELAQSLSTDDSASFVNGLLARIASTISA; translated from the coding sequence GTGAGCGCACGGACCAAGGCGCGCAAGCGCGCCCTCGACATCCTCTACGTCGCCGACATCCGGCAGATCCCGATCGACGACGCCCTCGTCGCCGAGACGCAGCGGGCCATGAACGAGCCCGAGCGGAGCTCCTCCTGGGGCTACGCGCGCGACATCGTCCAGGGCGTCATCGAGCACCGTCCCGAGATCGACGAGCTCATCGAGACGTACTCGCAGGGGTGGACCCTGCAGCGGATGCCTACGATCGATCGTGCGATCCTGCGCATCGGCATCTGGGAGCTCTCGCACAACCCCGACATCCCGCACCCCGTCGCCATTTCGGAGGCCGTCGAGCTGGCGCAGAGCCTGTCGACCGACGACTCCGCGAGCTTCGTGAACGGGCTGCTGGCCCGGATCGCGTCGACGATCAGCGCGTAG
- a CDS encoding MarR family winged helix-turn-helix transcriptional regulator: protein MSTTAAAAPAPKLDEQICFALYSASRALTATYRELLAPLGLTYPQYLVMLALWEADGHEPVSVSQLGERLHLESGTLSPLLRRLEAQGLVVKTRAAGDERVVELTLTDQGRRMHGETTRIGQGICAATGLTTEALMVLQQQITSLAEHARAAL from the coding sequence ATGTCCACGACAGCGGCGGCAGCACCGGCCCCGAAGCTCGACGAGCAGATCTGCTTCGCGCTCTACAGCGCGTCGCGCGCTCTCACGGCGACGTACCGCGAGCTCCTGGCGCCCCTGGGCCTCACCTACCCGCAGTACCTCGTCATGCTCGCGCTGTGGGAGGCCGACGGGCACGAGCCCGTGTCGGTGTCGCAGCTGGGCGAGCGTCTGCACCTCGAGTCGGGCACGCTCTCGCCGCTCCTGCGCCGCCTCGAAGCCCAGGGCCTCGTCGTGAAGACCCGCGCCGCCGGCGACGAACGCGTCGTCGAGCTCACGCTGACAGACCAGGGGCGCAGGATGCACGGCGAGACCACCCGCATCGGCCAGGGCATCTGCGCCGCCACGGGTCTCACCACCGAGGCCCTCATGGTGCTGCAGCAGCAGATCACCTCGCTCGCCGAGCACGCCCGCGCCGCCCTCTGA
- a CDS encoding OsmC family peroxiredoxin, with translation MPTRTARTAWNGSLEEGSGQVELTSSKLATFDVSFPKRAADEAGGFTSPEELIAASHSACYAMQFSALLGAAGGTIEALDVKADVSLGPDSSDGGFKLTGIKLTVRGEVSGVDAAQFADAANAAKASCPISKALTGVEITLDAELEQ, from the coding sequence ATGCCCACACGCACCGCACGCACCGCCTGGAACGGAAGCCTCGAGGAAGGCTCGGGCCAGGTCGAGCTGACCTCGTCGAAGCTCGCCACGTTCGACGTCTCGTTCCCGAAGCGCGCCGCCGACGAGGCCGGCGGCTTCACCAGCCCCGAAGAGCTGATCGCCGCGTCGCACTCGGCCTGCTACGCGATGCAGTTCTCGGCTCTCCTCGGTGCGGCCGGCGGCACGATCGAGGCGCTCGACGTCAAGGCCGACGTCTCGCTCGGCCCGGACTCGTCGGACGGCGGCTTCAAGCTGACCGGCATCAAGCTCACGGTCCGCGGCGAGGTCTCGGGCGTCGACGCCGCCCAGTTCGCCGACGCCGCGAACGCCGCCAAGGCCAGCTGCCCGATCTCGAAGGCCCTCACCGGGGTCGAGATCACCCTCGACGCCGAGCTCGAGCAGTAG
- the pyrR gene encoding bifunctional pyr operon transcriptional regulator/uracil phosphoribosyltransferase PyrR, protein MSTRTVLNQADITRALTRIAHEILEGNKGADDLVVMGIPTRGVFLGDRVAAALADISGQSVPVGAIDATLYRDDLRRQPTRAPRPTSVPEGGIDGKTVVLVDDVLYSGRTIRAALDALSAIGRPRAVRLAVLVDRGHRELPIRADYVGKNLPTSTSERIFVHVDDVDGSDEVVIDSGEAGE, encoded by the coding sequence TTGAGCACCAGAACAGTGCTGAATCAGGCTGACATCACACGCGCGCTCACGCGCATCGCCCACGAGATCCTCGAGGGCAACAAGGGGGCCGACGACCTCGTCGTCATGGGCATCCCCACGCGAGGGGTCTTCCTCGGCGATCGAGTCGCCGCGGCCCTCGCCGACATCTCCGGTCAGTCCGTCCCGGTCGGGGCGATCGACGCGACCCTCTACCGCGACGACCTGCGGCGACAGCCGACGCGTGCGCCCCGGCCGACGAGCGTGCCCGAGGGTGGCATCGACGGCAAGACCGTGGTCCTGGTCGACGACGTGCTCTACTCGGGCCGCACGATCCGCGCCGCGCTCGACGCGCTGAGCGCCATCGGGCGGCCGCGCGCCGTCCGGCTCGCGGTGCTGGTCGACCGCGGCCACCGCGAGCTGCCGATCCGCGCCGACTACGTCGGCAAGAACCTCCCGACCTCGACCTCCGAGCGCATCTTCGTGCACGTCGACGACGTCGACGGCTCCGACGAGGTCGTCATCGACAGCGGGGAGGCGGGGGAGTGA